A portion of the Drosophila sechellia strain sech25 chromosome 2R, ASM438219v1, whole genome shotgun sequence genome contains these proteins:
- the LOC6608318 gene encoding dnaJ homolog subfamily C member 13 isoform X1 has translation MLPPRENVDLECFLVTKHSWKGRYKRILSIGTAGISTYNPDKLDLTNRWSYSDIVAAAPSKTSNIPHDFVITIKKDKKLDTIKLSSEYRNDILSSILKYYKEFADKPKNAQRFSAYKYHWSGISLPTVLEVTPCSLDQLDPTTNDVLASYMYKDIEGIIAGISDYEGGIVMAYGGFSRLHLFKALNHHEIVQNIAQRSAQFLGIETKILKSQITLEQFERQRFGKFSGDQFQTSSTEFSVHKITPRHPDPVKRILCLTEVTLLERDPQTYSVCTLRPLTDVFALVRDKDNLQRFSIEYKNGIVRNYSTNDRDSLLATVLDAVRSSGNQDVHVRIGNTPRGKRYVPLNSSVDEETEANLMRLVINNFQNPSKRYEILERFNANVPHSGLNYSVTQDSLFAENKDKLILSALQALAQKELDSPTAQLRNSELEAIFHALTRLLASKVGYAAFTNLPGFREIIGTKVVAALRRKDLGVTYSAIDMINSLMHSVNSDHDLKQEQLNKSSILSSKSFLETLLNMWTTNVSHGSGALVLSAMLDFMTFALCVPYSETTDGKQFDTLLELVADRGRYLYKLFQHPSLAIVKGAGLVLRAIIEEGELQVAQQMQALALDEAALCRHLLVALYTPSNDPTQTTQRQLSRHLIGLWLTDSEEAMELFKRIFPAGLLTFLESEETVPESDVEEDKLNFRDNLKFAIQHSNKTRKNVIEKHLQGIKHWGMNLIEKQDGAAQALKNRPVVLRNRRKKKKTSDVVVNLPFFFYSFAKDHSLPNLIWNHKTREELRMCLENELRQFLNDRDLAGQMIVAWNYQEFEVAYQCLADEIKIGDYYIRLILEKDDWPQNLVKDPIELFNALYRRVLCRQRVNDDQMTVFSLQALAKVYRRYHAEIGKFNDMSYILQLSDRCLSPSMRDALINLISCLVLEKSNSRALIDHVQCLVDLITLAHLHKGRAQLNTKTNVIEAGPNMGTYEEKDWYYNIEKDGQKPERQGPITYSELKELWQKGLITPKTRCWAIGMDGWRSLQQIPQLKWCLIAKGTSLYDETELSSKILDILIKCTSFFPSRTQNGVAVLIPGPKLSRKLSEFICLPHVVQVCLTHDPGLLERVATLLYQIMEDNPEMPKVYLTGVFYFMLMYTGSNILPITRFLKMTHMKQGFRSEETSQSGIMHRSILGQLLPEAMVCFLENYSAEKFAEIFLGEFDTPEVIWSSEMRRLLIEKIAAHIADFTPRLRGHTMARYPYLAIPVISYPQLENELFCHIYYLRHLCDTQKFPNWPISDPVQLLKHTLDAWRKEVEKKPPQMTIQQAYQDLGIDLTKTPKPDESMIRKSYYKLAQMYHPDKNPNGREIFEKVNQAYEFLCSRNVWSSGGPDPKNIVLILRTQSILFERYPDVLRPYKYAGYPQLIKTIRLETRDDELFSKEAQLLTAASELCYHTVHCSALNAEELRREEGIEALLEAYTRCVSILGVDSKPDSLHYQVISNVTRCFEVACNFEKCKQKIIQLPQLLSDVCRVVYFKHTLSVSLVTSLAANNYDLQCQLSRNGVLWSLLLFIFEYDYTLDESGVDVSDKSNQQQLANNLAKMAVLGCIALAGYSMELRQKPVTGSETNSPAAKAPPVIKPKPSVSAASSSTYTQNAHNPLQSKQLAITSGKEKESDTSSASSDTASSTPTESEQQQQLTKTRTSAIQQKYIVTGEAKNSLIKQVLDRLLTRYISNQLATVRDSDVLKLLTANTRNPYLIWDNGTRAQLKDFLEQQRTASAKETHEDIAQLSELVSSFEFDAHKDELQIGGIFIRIYNDMPTHPIAQPKLFIMDLLEYLKHAYQFLQYKKNPQSSAAPVSATPKMGNDGILTPTLAPNHPQLQQASTGKSGTTFDEVLTAYNRSKSRKKLETDALTEQQLALQQSKYDFSSDGKIELHITMVLKALIAVIKANAEVEIQCIGNFDMIFGFLASNIFPDNSTVKAVALEVVSLVSRNKECVSEVAACEILGNYLVALKDPELRASQVKVLETLSGLMNVQEMIKEAQAKGATIYLLDMFCNSRNPQIREMCAGILAKMTADRLSGPKVRITVSKFLPALFIDAMVESPATSVQLFESIHEHPELIWNDTTRSNVCDAVADTCQRFYQLQKANARHVWKDPEILKDIVSNEIVVAGVYLRLFVSNPAWTLRKPKQFLSDLLDFVVEQIGKSSSEQDVLDLSTTALVELLRSQPNLADDIPVLGHIPKLFNLLSVQPKNTLSVLHQLSLSEFCVSAISQTECVAPLKKCMEHNRDCIEKACEALSRLFKHQHDSLISQSLEVGLIPFLLGLLDSRLEFVDNPSAVKAQIVAALKGMTHNLNYGDRVTQILLKHPVWAEFKDQRHDLFIADTTIRGYLTGVNPTAGYLTAGPAQSVEVLTSPPPIDRDDPSARPPID, from the exons ATGCTGCCGCCTAGGGAAAACGTCGATCTGGAGTGCTTCCTGGTGACCAAGCACTCCTGGAAGGGCAGGTATAAGCGCATCCTCTCCATCGGCACAGCCGGCATATCCACCTACAATCCGGACAAGCTCGACCTGACTAACAGGTGGTCCTATTCGGACATCGTGGCAGCAGCACCCTCAAAGACCTCAAAT ATACCCCATGACTTCGTGATTACCATCAAAAAGGATAAGAAACTAGATACAATCAAGTTATCGTCGGAATATCGGAACGACATCCTAAGCTCTATATTAAAGTACTACAAGGAGTTTGCGGACAAGCCCAAAAATGCTCAG CGCTTCAGTGCTTACAAATACCACTGGTCGGGCATCAGTCTTCCCACAGTACTGGAGGTCACGCCCTGCTCTCTGGACCAGCTCGATCCCACCACCAACGACGTGCTGGCCAGCTATATGTACAAGGATATCGAGGGAATAATAG CAGGCATCTCGGACTATGAGGGAGGAATCGTGATGGCCTACGGCGGATTCAGTCGCCTCCATTTGTTTAAGGCGCTGAATCACCACGAGATCGTGCAGAACATAGCACAGAGATCGGCTCAGTTTCTGGGCATTGAAACTAAAATACTCAAGAGTCAGATCACACTGGAGCAGTTCGAGAGGCAGCGGTTCGGCAAGTTCAG TGGCGACCAGTTTCAAACCTCGTCGACCGAGTTTTCGGTTCATAAGATAACGCCCCGCCATCCGGATCCGGTGAAGCGTATTCTCTGTCTCACCGAGGTAACGCTGCTGGAGCGGGATCCTCAAACCTACAGCGTCTGCACCCTGCGTCCGCTGACTGATGTGTTTGCCTTAGTTAGAGACAAGGACAATCTTCAGCGCTTCAGCATCGAGTACAAGAATGGAATCGTGCGCAACTACAGCACCAACGACCGCGACTCATTGTTGGCCACTGTTCTGGATGCTGTTCGCTCCAGTGGCAATCAGGATGTGCACGTCCGCATTGGCAACACGCCGCGAGGGAAACGGTATGTGCCATTGAACAGCTCGGTGGACGAGGAGACAGAGGCGAATTTGATGCGCCTGGTTATCAACAATTTTCAAAACCCCTCTAAGCGATATGAGATCTTGGAGCGCTTTAATGCCAATGTGCCTCACAGTGGCCTCAACTACAGTGTAACTCAGGAT AGCTTGTTTGCTGAAAACAAAGATAAACTTATACTGAGTGCCCTGCAAGCGTTGGCTCAAAAGGAGCTGGACAGCCCTACGGCCCAGCTGAGAAACTCGGAACTGGAGGCTATCTTTCACGCGCTTACTCGTCTACTCGCTAGCAAAGTTGGATACGCAGCCTTTACGAATCTCCCGGG CTTTCGTGAGATTATCGGTACAAAGGTGGTAGCTGCTTTAAGACGCAAGGATTTGGGTGTGACATACTCCGCCATTGACATGATTAACTCGCTAATGCATTCTGTGAATTCTGACCACGATTTAAAACAGGAGCAACTAAACAAGTCATCCATTCTGTCATCAAAATCGTTTCTGGAAACTTTGCTCAACATGTGGACAACCAATGTG aGCCATGGCAGTGGTGCTCTGGTACTCTCAGCTATGCTGGACTTCATGACCTTTGCCTTGTGTGTGCCTTACAGCGAGACCACCGACGGCAAGCAGTTCGATACTCTGCTGGAGCTGGTTGCCGATCGTGGACGCTATTTGTACAAACTGTTCCAGCATCCCTCGCTGGCGATCGTGAAGGGAGCTGGATTGGTGTTGCGGGCCATTATTGAAGAGGGCGAGCTGCAAGTGGCCCAGCAAATGCAAGCATTGGCTTTGGATGAGGCTGCGCTGTGCCGGCACTTACTGGTGGCACTGTATACGCCCTCCAATGATCCCACCCAGACCACGCAACGTCAGTTGTCGCGGCATTTGATCGGGCTGTGGCTAACAGACAGTGAGGAGGCCATGGAACTCTTTAAACGCATATTC CCCGCTGGCCTGTTAACCTTTTTGGAGTCTGAGGAGACTGTCCCAGAGTCCGATGTCGAGGAGGACAAGCTAAATTTTCGTGACAATCTCAAATTTGCAATACAACATTCCAACAAAACTCGCAAGAATGTGATAGAGAAGCATTTACAAGGCATTAAGCATTGGGGCATGAACCTAATTGAGAAACAGGACGGAGCGGCTCAGGCGTTAAAGAATCGCCCTGTTGTGCTGAGAAATCgacgaaagaaaaaaaagacatCTGATGTGGTAGTGAATCTGCCCTTCTTCTTTTACAGCTTTGCCAAAGATCATAGTCTCCCCAATTTAATATGGAATCACAAG ACCCGCGAAGAACTACGTATGTGTTTGGAGAACGAGCTGCGGCAGTTTCTTAATGATCGTGACTTGGCCGGTCAAATGATTGTGGCATGGAATTATCAGGAATTTGAAGTGGCCTACCAATGTCTAGCTGACGAAATCAAAATTGGTGACTACTACATTCGTTTGATACTGGAGAAGGACGACTGGCCGCAAAATCTAGTAAAGGATCC GATTGAACTCTTTAATGCCTTATATCGACGTGTGTTGTGCCGACAACGCGTAAATGATGACCAAATGACGGTGTTTTCCCTTCAGGCTCTAGCTAAGGTTTACCGACGTTACCACGCCGAGATTGGCAAGTTTAACGATATGTCTTACATTCTGCAGCTCAGTGATAGG TGCCTTTCTCCTTCAATGCGCGATGCACTGATCAACCTAATATCTTGCCTGGTGCTAGAGAAATCGAACAGTCGAGCCCTTATCGATCATGTGCAATGCCTAGTAGATCTCATCACTTTAGCCCATCTACACAAGGGAAGGGCGCAGCTCAATACCAAAACAAATGTTATTGAAGCGGGTCCCAATATGGGTACATACGAAGAAAAGGATTGGTACTACAACATTGAGAAGGATGGACAAAAGCCGGAGCGTCAGGGACCTATTACATACTCGGAGCTCAAGGAACTGTGGCAGAAGGGATTAATCACACCAAAGACCCGTTGCTGGGCTATTGGCATGGATGGCTGGCGATCGCTTCAGCAGATCCCTCAGCTAAAATGGTGTCTGATTGCCAAAGGCACATCGCTTTACGACGAGACTGAATTGTCCTCAAAGATTCTAGACATTCTGATAAAGTGTACTAGCTTCTTTCCGAGTCGCACCCAAAATGGCGTGGCAGTTCTTATTCCAGGTCCAAAGTTGTCTCGCAAACTTTCGGAGTTCATCTGCCTACCGCATGTGGTACAAGTTTGCCTTACCCACGATCCCGGATTGTTGGAGCGCGTAGCTACGCTGCTCTACCAGATTATGGAAGACAATCCGGAGATGCCTAAGGTGTACCTTACGGGAGTCTTCTACTTCATGCTCATGTACACAGGCAGCAACATTTTACCTATAACTCGATTCCTCAAAATGACGCATATGAAGCAAGGATTCCGCAGCGAAGAG ACCTCCCAGTCTGGAATCATGCACCGCAGCATACTCGGTCAGCTTCTTCCCGAGGCTATGGTCTGTTTCCTGGAAAATTACAGCGCAGAAAAGTTTGCAGAAATTTTCCTGGGCGAGTTCGACACCCCTGAGGTGATATGGAGCTCAGAGATGCGACGTCTTCTAATAGAGAAGATAGCGGCGCATATCGCAGACTTTACGCCTCGTCTTCGTGGACATACAATGGCAAGGTACCCGTACTTGGCCATTCCAGTGATTAGCTATCCACAGCTGGAGAACGAGCTCTTCTGCCACATCTATTACCTGCGTCACTTATGCGACACCCAAAAGTTCCCCAACTGGCCCATATCTGATCCCGTGCAGCTTCTAAAGCACACACTCGACGCTTGGCGCAAGGAGGTAGAGAAGAAACCTCCTCAGATGACAATCCAACAGGCTTACCAGGACCTAGGCATTGACCTTACCAAGACTCCTAAGCCAGATGAGTCGATGATTCGCAAGAGCTATTATAAGCTGGCGCAAATGTATCATCCCGATAAAAATCCGAATGGTCgcgaaatatttgaaaaagtgAATCAG GCGTATGAGTTTCTTTGCTCGCGGAATGTGTGGAGCTCGGGTGGGCCAGATCCCAAAAATATTGTGCTGATACTTCGCACACAGAGCATTCTCTTTGAGCGGTATCCGGATG TTTTGCGACCATACAAGTACGCAGGATACCCGCAGCTCATTAAGACCATTCGTCTGGAGACACGAGATGATGAGCTCTTCTCAAAGGAAGCCCAACTACTAACAGCTGCCTCTGAGTTGTGCTACCATACAGTCCACTGCTCTGCCTTAAATGCCGAAGAACTGCGGCGGGAGGAAGGTATTGAGGCGCTCTTGGAGGCCTACACCCGTTGCGTGTCTATTCTGGGCGTGGACTCGAAGCCGGACTCGCTGCACTACCAAGTCATATCGAACGTAACCCGCTGCTTCGAAGTAGCCTGTAACTTTGAGAAGTGCAAGCAGaagatcatccagctgccacagtTGCTGTCTGACGTTTGTCGTGTGGTCTATTTTAAACACACGCTATCGGTAAGCCTGGTGACCAGTCTCGCTGCCAATAACTACGACCTGCAATGCCAACTGTCACGGAACGGCGTTCTCTGGTCCTTACTGCTTTTCATTTTCGAGTATGACTACACGCTGGACGAAAGCGGGGTGGATGTGAGCGATAAGTCAAACCAGCAGCAACTGGCAAACAACCTTGCAAAGATGGCGGTGCTCGGTTGTATCGCCTTAGCTGGTTACAGCATGGAGCTGCGTCAAAAACCGGTGACTGGAAGCGAGACGAACTCACCAGCGGCTAAGGCGCCACCAGTCATAAAACCAAAGCCATCGGTGTCCGCAGCCTCAAGCTCAACGTACACCCAGAACGCTCACAATCCCCTGCAAAGCAAACAGCTGGCCATTACGAGCGGAAAGGAAAAGGAGTCAGACACCTCATCAGCTAGCAGCGACACCGCTAGTTCCACACCCACCGAAAGtgagcaacagcaacagcttaCGAAGACGAGAACCAGTGCCATCCAGCAAAAGTACATTGTTACGGGAGAGGCTAAAAACTCTCTAATCAAACAGGTGCTCGATCGTCTGCTCACGCGTTACATTTCCAACCAGTTGGCCACGGTTCGGGACAGTGATGTTCTTAAGTTGCTCACGGCAAACACGCGTAATCCCTACCTCATCTGGGATAATGGAACTCGCGCTCAGCTCAAGGATTTCCTCGAGCAGCAGCGAACGGCCTCCGCCAAGGAGACGCATGAGGACATTGCCCAGCTCTCAGAGCTAGTTTCAAGCTTTGAGTTCGATGCACACAA GGACGAGCTGCAGATCGGCGGTATATTCATACGTATCTACAATGATATGCCAACTCATCCAATTGCTCAGCCAAAGCTCTTCATCATGGACCTGCTGGAGTACCTAAAGCACGCTTATCAGTTTTTGCAGTACAAAAAGAATCCTCAATCAAGTGCCGCTCCTGTCAGCGCTACTCCTAAAATGGGAAATGATGGCATCCTGACTCCCACTTTGGCGCCTAATCATCCCCAGCTTCAGCAGGCTTCGACGGGAAAATCTGGCACTACGTTCGACGAGGTTCTAACTGCTTATAACCGATCAAAGAGCCGGAAGAAGCTGGAGACGGATGCGCTGACGGAGCAGCAGTTGGCCTTACAGCAGAGCAAATACGACTTTAGCAGCGATGGAAAGATTGAGCTTCATATTACCATGGTGCTTAAAGCATTGATTGCAGTGATCAAGGCAAACGCCGAGGTGGAAATTCAGTGCATCGGAAACTTCGATATGATATTTGGTTTCTTGGCCAGCAACATATTCCCGGAT AACTCTACTGTCAAAGCGGTGGCCTTGGAGGTGGTTTCTTTAGTTTCGCGCAACAAGGAGTGCGTATCGGAGGTGGCAGCCTGTGAAATCCTTGGCAACTATCTGGTGGCCCTTAAGGACCCAGAGCTTCGTGCCAGCCAAGTGAAGGTATTGGAGACTCTGTCGGGACTGATGAACGTGCAGGAGATGATAAAGGAGGCCCAGGCCAAGGGAGCCACTATCTACCTGCTGGATATGTTTTGCAACTCGCGTAATCCGCAAATCCGTGAGATGTGCGCCGGTATTTTGGCCAAGATGACGGCGGATCGCTTGAGCGGGCCCAAGGTGCGGATCACTGTGTCAAAGTTCTTGCCAGCGCTTTTCATAGATGCTATGGTGGAGTCGCCAGCGACGTCCGTGCAGCTCTTTGAGTCCATACACGAGCATCCGGAACTGATTTGGAACGATACCACGCGATCGAATGTCTGTGATGCTGTGGCCGATACATGTCAAAG ATTCTATCAGCTGCAAAAGGCGAATGCCCGGCATGTGTGGAAAGATCCGGAAATACTTAAGGATATCGTGTCCAATGAAATCGTTGTGGCCGGCGTCTACCTCCGACTGTTCGTCAGCAATCCCGCTTGGACACTTCGCAAGCCAAAGCAATTCCTTTCCGATCTTTTGGACTTTGTCGTCGAACAGATCGGCAAGAGCTCCTCAGAGCAGGATGTGCTAGACCTGTCCACCACTGCGTTAGTGGAGCTCCTACGGTCGCAGCCCAACCTTGCGGACGACATCCCTGTGCTTGGACATATACCAAAGCTGTTCAATCTGCTCTCAGTGCAGCCGAAAAATACGCTATCAGTATTACATCAGCTCTCGCTGTCTGAG TTCTGCGTGAGTGCCATCTCACAGACGGAATGTGTGGCGCCATTGAAAAAGTGCATGGAGCACAATAGGGATTGCATCGAGAAGGCCTGCGAGGCTCTAAGTCGCCTCTTTAAGCACCAGCAT GATTCGTTGATCAGTCAATCTCTGGAGGTGGGACTTATACCTTTTCTGCTGGGACTACTGGACAGTCGTCTGGAGTTCGTGGACAATCCATCGGCGGTTAAGGCACAAATTGTGGCGGCTCTCAAAGGCATGACGCACAATCTCAATTACGGCGATCGGGTCACGCAAATTCTGCTCAAACATCCCGTGTGGGCCGAATTCAAGGATCAGCGACACGATCTTTTCATCGCCGACACCACAATACGTGGCTATCTGACCG GAGTCAATCCAACGGCTGGCTACCTGACGGCGGGTCCTGCGCAAAGCGTAGAAGTGCTCACCTCGCCGCCACCCATCGATCGCGATGATCCTTCGGCCCGTCCACCCATCGACTAG